The following proteins come from a genomic window of Candidatus Binatia bacterium:
- the trxB gene encoding thioredoxin-disulfide reductase yields the protein MTGSRNLIILGSGAAGLTAAIYAARANLAPLLIEGIQPGGQLTMTTEVENFPGFRDGIMGPALMTEMRAQAERFGTDFVQATVESLDLAARPFRVTADGVTYTARALIIATGASAKLLGIPSEALLMGHGVSACATCDGFFFKGKRVIVVGGGDTAMEEGTFLTKFATHVTIVHRRDELRASKIMQERAMANPKISFIWDSEIEEVLGSDVGHVVGVRLRNLKTGKLTEVATDGVFIGIGHRPNTEIVEGQLELHPNGYIKTHGGTRTSVPGVFAAGDVQDHVYRQAITAAGTGCMAALDAERYLEALSHGHPEAGAAASAKVPSA from the coding sequence ATGACCGGTAGCCGCAATCTCATCATTCTGGGCTCGGGCGCGGCTGGCCTGACGGCGGCGATCTATGCCGCGCGGGCCAACCTGGCTCCGCTTTTGATTGAGGGGATCCAGCCCGGCGGCCAGCTCACGATGACGACGGAAGTCGAGAATTTCCCCGGCTTCCGGGACGGGATCATGGGCCCGGCGCTGATGACCGAGATGCGGGCGCAGGCGGAGCGCTTCGGGACCGACTTCGTCCAGGCCACCGTCGAATCGCTGGACCTGGCCGCCCGCCCCTTCCGCGTCACGGCCGACGGCGTCACGTACACCGCGCGCGCGCTCATCATCGCGACCGGCGCCTCGGCCAAGCTCCTCGGCATCCCGTCCGAGGCGCTGCTCATGGGCCACGGCGTTTCCGCCTGCGCGACGTGCGACGGCTTCTTCTTCAAGGGGAAGCGCGTGATCGTCGTGGGCGGCGGCGACACCGCCATGGAAGAGGGGACGTTCCTGACCAAGTTCGCCACGCACGTGACCATCGTGCACCGTCGCGACGAGCTCCGCGCCTCGAAGATCATGCAGGAGCGCGCCATGGCGAATCCCAAGATCTCCTTCATCTGGGACTCGGAGATCGAGGAGGTGCTGGGGAGCGACGTGGGACACGTCGTGGGCGTCCGCCTCCGCAATCTGAAAACGGGCAAGCTCACGGAGGTGGCGACCGACGGCGTCTTCATCGGAATCGGCCACCGCCCCAACACCGAGATCGTCGAGGGTCAGCTCGAGCTGCATCCCAACGGATACATCAAGACGCACGGCGGCACCCGGACCAGCGTGCCCGGCGTCTTCGCCGCGGGCGACGTGCAGGACCACGTCTACCGACAGGCGATCACCGCGGCGGGCACGGGATGCATGGCCGCGCTGGACGCCGAGCGGTACCTGGAAGCGCTGAGCCACGGCCATCCCGAGGCGGGGGCCGCGGCGTCGGCGAAGGTTCCCTCGGCGTGA
- a CDS encoding YceI family protein: protein MFARRASLAASLFAAALLVSTAAQAAPTTWTIDPNHSNVTFTIRHFFSKVTGSFTKFSGSVVYDPANPGASSAKAEIDAASINTSNDRRDGHLRSPDFFDVAKYPTLTFESTKVTADGSKLKIEGNLTMHGVTKPVTLEGEFLGAGPAMGGQRAGFEASTKVDRKDFGIIWNKVVDQGTMLGDDVEIRLAIEGATEPAGGGKKAEAGSKGDEKKTEANAK, encoded by the coding sequence ATGTTCGCGCGCAGAGCTTCTCTCGCCGCCTCGCTGTTCGCCGCGGCGTTGCTCGTATCGACGGCCGCCCAAGCGGCGCCGACCACCTGGACGATCGACCCGAACCACTCGAACGTGACCTTCACCATCCGCCACTTCTTCAGCAAGGTGACCGGCTCGTTCACCAAGTTCTCCGGCTCGGTCGTCTACGATCCGGCGAACCCGGGGGCCAGCTCCGCGAAGGCCGAGATCGACGCGGCGAGCATCAACACCTCGAACGATCGACGCGACGGGCATCTCCGCTCGCCGGACTTCTTCGACGTGGCCAAGTATCCGACGCTGACGTTCGAGAGCACCAAGGTGACGGCGGACGGCTCGAAGCTGAAGATCGAGGGGAACCTCACGATGCACGGCGTCACGAAGCCTGTCACGCTCGAGGGTGAGTTCCTCGGCGCGGGGCCCGCGATGGGCGGCCAGCGCGCAGGGTTCGAGGCCTCGACCAAGGTGGACCGGAAGGATTTCGGGATCATCTGGAACAAGGTCGTGGACCAGGGCACCATGCTCGGGGACGACGTCGAGATCCGGCTCGCCATCGAGGGCGCGACGGAGCCCGCGGGCGGCGGGAAGAAGGCGGAAGCCGGCAGCAAGGGCGACGAGAAGAAGACGGAGGCGAACGCGAAGTAG